Part of the Candidatus Binataceae bacterium genome, AAGCTATCGTTCCTGCGGCTGCACCACCTGCCGATTCCCGAGCGGTAGGCGCTCTTCACATAATGTCTCGCTGCCGGTAACTGTCAGGATATCGACGTCGGCGCCGCTTCCTCCGCCGCCTGAGCCGGAGGTTGTTCGGCAGCCTTCGCGACGGGTTTTTTCGCGCGTGCCGGCTTCGATTTGGACTTCGCCGCGCGGCGCGGCGGCGGGCTCAGCTTTTCGTTTTCGTTCCACAACTTGATACCGCCGAGGATGCCGTCTTCGTTGCTGATCGCGAACACGTTGGGCGGCAGCTTGAACGATATCCTGGCCGCGCTTCCGCCGCCGATGTAGAGGCGGTCGTAGTTGAACGCCCGCGCCAGGTCATCGATTGCCTCGCGCAGCATCTTGTTCCATTTCTTGACGCCTTTTTTCTTGAGCGCCTTGTGCCCCAGCTCATCCTCGTAGGTCTTGCCCTTGTGAAACGGATGATGCCCGAGCTCGAGATGGATGCGATGCCCATCGACGAACAGCACCGAGCCGAATCCCGTGCCGAGGGTGATTACGAGCTCGTCGCCTTTGCCGGTGATGCATCCGAGGCCCTGCACGTCGGCATCGTTGGCGAGGCGCACGGGTACTTTGAACTTCTTCGCGAGCTCGGCTTCGAGGG contains:
- a CDS encoding ROK family protein, translating into MADDPVERADNNAARMNKNSKAIAGTGPRTLAVDIGGTGIKAMALDAKGKPLGERQKIETPKNATPKKVVGVIKDLASEAGDFDRISVGFPGVIKDGRVFTAANLGKGWTDYPLEAELAKKFKVPVRLANDADVQGLGCITGKGDELVITLGTGFGSVLFVDGHRIHLELGHHPFHKGKTYEDELGHKALKKKGVKKWNKMLREAIDDLARAFNYDRLYIGGGSAARISFKLPPNVFAISNEDGILGGIKLWNENEKLSPPPRRAAKSKSKPARAKKPVAKAAEQPPAQAAEEAAPTSIS